The following are encoded in a window of Esox lucius isolate fEsoLuc1 chromosome 14, fEsoLuc1.pri, whole genome shotgun sequence genomic DNA:
- the atp6v0a2a gene encoding V-type proton ATPase 116 kDa subunit a isoform X1, giving the protein MGSVFRSEEMCLAQLFLQSGSAYDCISELGEMGLVEFRDLNPTVNPFQRRFVSEIKRCEEMERILGYLLREIRKAKISVPEDDEICPVAPPPKHVLEIMEQLQRLEVELGEVARNKEKLQRNLLELIEYTHMLRITRAFVHSRSRHEAIGPQYEEFQSIESDSAGCTSMQRLGAKLGFVSGLIHRVKVEAFERMLWRVCKGYTILSYAELGESLADLDTGEISTNVVFLISFWGDQIGQKVQKICDCYHCHLYPHPENDEERADVMDSLRTRIQELNNVLHRTEEYLRQVLQKASESAFTWVVQVKKMKAIYHILNLCSFDVTNKCLIAEVWCPVSDLMNLRGALEEGSRKGDATVPSFVNRIPSNDTPPTLLRTNKFTSGFQSIVEAYGVGDYREASPAPYTIITFPFLFAVMFGDLGHGVVMACFALWMVLTEKTHKRKRSDNEIWTMFFEGRYIILMMGLFSVYTGLIYNDCFSKSLNIFGSGWSVRAMFTDQQWSNETLQTNALLTLDPNVSGVFIGPYPFGIDPIWNMAVNRLSFLNSYKMKMSVIIGVVHMSFGVVLSVFNHLHFKQRFNVYLLFLPELLFLLCLFGYLVFMILYKWLAFGARDSRLAPSILIHFINMFLMQGGDNTALYPGQNVLQVFLVVVALLSVPVLLLGKPFYLYWLHRGGKGLRLRRGYERVRRVSEDDTSQAPAYDDDEEEGLDDLMASRDSKPKAFDFGDVFLHQAIHTIEYCLGCISNTASYLRLWALSLAHAQLSEVLWAMVMRLGLRVTSRLGVLFLVPVFSMFAVLTVCILLVMEGLSAFLHALRLHWVEFQNKFYHGTGIKFTPFDFATLPSVFEQDGLL; this is encoded by the exons ATGGGGTCGGTATTCCGAAGTGAGGAGATGTGCTTGGCGCAGTTGTTTCTGCAGTCAGGTTCTGCATACGATTGCATAAGTGAGCTTGGAGAAATGGGTCTGGTGGAGTTTCGGGAT CTTAACCCCACTGTCAACCCTTTCCAGCGCCGCTTTGTCAGCGAAATCAAGAGATgcgaggagatggagagaattcTGG GGTACCTTTTAAGGGAGATCCGAAAGGCTAAGATTTCTGTACCCGAAGATGATGAAATCTGCCCAGTAGCCCCTCCCCCCAAACATGTCCTTGAGATCATG GAGCAGCTGCAGAGGCTAGAGGTGGAGCTCGGCGAGGTGGCCCGGAACAAGGAGAAGCTGCAACGTAATCTTTTGGAGTTGATCGAGTACACGCACATGCTGAGGATCACACGCGCCTTTGTGCACAGCCGCTCACGG CATGAGGCCATTGGCCCCCAGTATGAAGAGTTCCAATCCATTGAGTCAGACTCTGCTGGCTGCACTAGTATGCAGAGACTGGGAGCCAAGCTGGG GTTTGTGTCAGGTCTAATCCACAGGGTGAAGGTGGAGGCCTTTGAGCGCATGTTGTGGAGGGTTTGTAAGGGCTACACCATCCTCAGCTACGCAGAGCTGGGTGAGAGCCTCGCTGATTTGGACACC GGTGAGATCAGCACAAATGTGGTGTTCCTTATCTCATTTTGGGGAGACCAGATTGGACAGAAGGTTCAAAAGATTTGTGATTG TTACCACTGTCATCTTTACCCCCACCCTGAGAATGATGAGGAGAGAGCCGATGTCATGGACAGCCTGAGGACACGCATCCAGGAATTGAACAAT GTCCTCCACCGCACCGAGGAGTACCTGAGACAGGTGTTACAGAAGGCCTCAGAGTCTGCCTTCACCTGGGTAGTGCAGGTGAAGAAGATGAAGGCCATTTATCACATCCTCAACCTGTGTAGCTTTGACGTCACCAACAAGTGTCTCATTGCTGAGGTGTGGTGCCCAGTCAGTGACCTGATGAACCTACGGGGTGCGTTGGAAGAAGGCTCG AGAAAAGGTGATGCCACTGTACCATCCTTTGTAAACCGCATTCCAAGCAACGACACTCCGCCTACACTCTTAAGAACCAACAAGTTCACCTCAGGCTTTCAGAGTATTGTAGAGGCTTATGGGGTTGGAGACTACAGGGAGGCTAGCCCAG CTCCTTACACCATCATTACATTCCCCTTCCTGTTTGCGGTCATGTTTGGGGACCTTGGTCATGGTGTGGTCATGGCATGCTTTGCCCTGTGGATGGTGTTGACAGAGAAGACCCACAAGCGCAAGCGCTCTGATAATGAG ATCTGGACAATGTTCTTTGAGGGACGGTATATCATTCTCATGATGGGCCTGTTCTCTGTCTACACTGGGCTCATCTACAATGACTGCTTCTCCAAGTCACTCAACATATTTGGCTCAGGCTGGAGTGTTAGAGCTATGTTCACAGATCAGCAATGGTC AAATGAAACTCTCCAAACGAATGCTTTGCTCACCCTTGATCCCAATGTCAGTGGTGTTTTCATTGGGCCATACCCCTTTGGAATCGATCCT ATTTGGAACATGGCAGTAAATCGTCTGTCCTTCCTGAACTCTTACAAGATGAAGATGTCGGTCATCATCGGGGTTGTGCACATGAGCTTTGGTGTGGTGCTGAGTGTCTTCAACCATCT GCACTTCAAGCAGAGGTTCAACGTCTATCTGCTGTTCCTCCCTGAGTTGCTGTTCTTGCTGTGTCTCTTTGGCTATTTGGTCTTTATGATCTTGTATAAGTGGCTGGCATTTGGTGCACGTGACTCCCGTCTGGCCCCCAGCATCCTCATCCACTTCATTAACATGTTCCTCATGCAGGGAGGGGACAACACCGCTCTCTACCCAGGGCAG AATGTGCTACAGGTCTTCTTGGTAGTGGTGGCTCTGCTGTCTGTGCCTGTGCTGCTGTTAGGAAAACCGTTTTACCTCTACTGGCTACACCGTGGAGGAAAAGGCTTGAGACTGCGCAGA GGTTATGAGAGAGTTCGTCGAGTGAGTGAGGATGATACGTCACAAGCACCAGCTTACGATGACGATGAGGAGGAGGGATTGGATGACCTCATGGCAAGCAGAGATAGCAAGCCTAAGGCG TTTGACTTCGGGGATGTGTTCCTGCACCAGGCCATCCACACCATAGAGTACTGCCTGGGCTGCATTTCCAACACGGCCTCCTACCTGCGCCTCTGGGCTCTCAGTCTGGCCCATGCTC AGCTTTCGGAGGTGCTGTGGGCCATGGTGATGCGTCTGGGCCTGAGGGTGACCTCCAGACTGGGGGTGCTGTTTCTGGTGCCAGTGTTCAGCATGTTCGCTGTACTGACCGTGTGCATCCTGCTGGTCATGGAAGGACTGTCAGCCTTCCTCCACGCCCTCCGGCTTCACTG GGTGGAGTTCCAGAATAAGTTTTATCATGGGACAGGTATCAAGTTTACCCCCTTCGACTTCGCCACCTTGCCCTCAGTGTTTGAGCAGGATGGATTACTCTGA
- the aplnrb gene encoding apelin receptor B — protein sequence MEPLTSIDGSDSDYEYEYDDYLDNSTMCDYSEWTPSYSVIPVLYMLIFILGLSGNGVVIFTVWRAQAKRRTADIYIGNLAMADLTFVLTLPLWAVYTALGYHWPFGVALCKISSYVVLLNMYASVFCLTAMSFDRYLAIVHSLSSSQLRTRSHMQASLMAIWLLSGLLAAPTLIFRTTKKDMSTSRVSCAMDFSLVVGGDSPVTAMDFHMGNRSDLYNKHLESIWIAGLSISSSALGFLLPFLAMMVCYCFIGCTVTRHFNSLRKEDQRKRRLLKIITTLVVVFAACWTPFHVLKSADALSYLNLAPNTCVFLRFLLLAHPYATCLAYVNSCLNPFLYAFFDLRFRSQCLCLLNLKKAMHASPACSLSSQKTEAQSLATKV from the coding sequence ATGGAACCGTTGACAAGCATTGACGGCTCTGACTCTGACTATGAGTACGAGTATGACGATTACCTGGACAACAGCACCATGTGTGACTACTCTGAATGGACACCATCCTACTCAGTCATCCCGGTCCTCTACATGCTCATCTTCATCCTGGGCCTCTCTGGCAACGGCGTGGTCATCTTCACTGTGTGGAGGGCTCAGGCCAAGCGACGGACGGCTGACATCTACATCGGTAACCTGGCCATGGCTGACCTGACCTTCGTGTTGACTCTTCCCTTGTGGGCGGTGTACACGGCCCTGGGCTACCACTGGCCCTTTGGCGTGGCCCTTTGCAAGATCAGCAGCTACGTGGTCCTCCTCAACATGTACGCCAGCGTCTTCTGCCTCACCGCCATGAGCTTTGACCGCTACCTGGCCATCGTCCACTCTCTGTCCAGCAGCCAGCTCCGCACCCGAAGCCACATGCAGGCCTCCCTGATGGCCATCTGGCTCCTGTCCGGCCTGCTGGCCGCCCCCACGCTCATCTTCCGCACTACCAAGAAGGACATGAGCACCAGCCGGGTCTCCTGTGCCATGGATTTTAGCCTGGTGGTGGGCGGGGACAGTCCAGTGACGGCCATGGATTTCCACATGGGCAATCGGTCCGACTTGTACAACAAACACCTGGAGTCCATTTGGATCGCCGGGCTCAGCATCTCGTCCTCGGCCCTGGGCTTCCTGCTGCCCTTCCTGGCCATGATGGTGTGCTACTGCTTCATCGGCTGCACGGTGACGCGTCACTTCAACAGCCTGCGCAAGGAGGACCAGAGGAAGCGGCGCCTGCTGAAGATCATCACCACACTGGTGGTGGTGTTCGCCGCTTGCTGGACGCCCTTCCACGTGCTGAAGAGTGCCGACGCCCTCTCCTACCTGAACCTGGCCCCGAACACCTGTGTCTTCCTCCGCTTCCTGCTGCTGGCCCACCCGTACGCCACCTGCCTGGCCTATGTCAACAGCTGCCTGAACCCCTTCCTGTATGCCTTCTTCGACCTGCGCTTCCGCTCCCAGTGCCTCTGCCTGCTCAACCTGAAGAAGGCCATGCACGCAAGCCCGGCCTGCTCCCTGTCCTCCCAGAAGACGGAGGCCCAGTCGCTGGCCACCAAGGTGTGA
- the nfkbil1 gene encoding NF-kappa-B inhibitor-like protein 1 isoform X2 has protein sequence MNRKQKKTIRYVEEGSYTKLKSYLRKHSDLDINFSQGKKRRTPLHVACSLGHDVILLLLLKHGADVLQKDKKGDTPLHIAAEQALINGKIVYDDLVVPLKRRCPEAMVSPNNAGITPQDLLQGIKYQKAVPNSHISENKDDEQEWQEKLFGECQDEFFETFGQYDDYLFEDTDEEDFQDWADRIRQEYINKQNANAQRLASSGSHGKRKKKTEEEERANREMHEKLQREHEEYLARAAQKAEETHLSKKRRYEERCVATFSKDTASTATTKLGYCDIPWPAPKGSVNEMVNVMLHGADRKDVPVFRKLLRRQQAVWHPDRFAQRCGARLEERDKQKILDTVTALSQELNRLAQSLR, from the exons ATGAATCGTAAACAGAAAAAGACCATTAGATACGTGGAAGAGGGTAGTTACACGAAGCTAAAGTCCTACTTGCGGAAACACTCCGACTTGGACATAAATTTCTCCCAGGGAAAAAAACGCAGGACCCCGCTGCACGTGGCCTGTTCACTGGGTCATGATGTCATTCTTCTGCTTTTGCTGAAGCATGGAGCAGACGTCCTACAAAAAGACAAGAAAGGGGACACTCCGCTACACATAGCTGCTGAACAGGCTCTGATAAATGGGAAAATAG TATATGATGACCTCGTGGTGCCCCTTAAAAGGAGATGCCCAGAGGCCATGGTCTCACCAAATAATGCAGGAATTACACCTCAGGACCTACTACAAGGGATAAAGTACCAGAAG GCTGTACCGAATAGccacatttcagaaaataaagaCGATGAGCAAGAGTGGCAAGAGAAGCTCTTTGGGGAATGCCAGGATGAGTTCTTTGAAACCTTTGGACAATACGATG ATTATTTATTTGAGGATACGGATGAGGAGGACTTTCAAGACTGGGCAGATAGAATTAGGCAGGagtatataaataaacaaaatgcaaatgctCAAAGACTGGCATCGTCAGGCTCTCatggaaagaggaagaagaagacagaggaggaggagcgagCCAACAGGGAGATGCATGAGAAGCTACAGAGGGAGCATGAAGAGTACCTGGCACGTGCCGCACAGAAAGCAGAGGAAACACACCTGAGCAAGAAGCGCCGCTATGAGGAGCGATGTGTGGCCACCTTCAGCAAAGACACAGCATCAACAGCCACCACAAAACTGGGTTATTGCGACATTCCCTGGCCGGCTCCAAAGGGCTCAGTGAATGAGATGGTGAATGTGATGCTGCACGGTGCTGACAGAAAAGATGTGCCGGTGTTCCGTAAACTGCTTCGGCGCCAGCAGGCCGTTTGGCACCCGGATAGGTTTGCCCAGCGCTGTGGGGCCCGGTTGGAAGAGCGAGACAAACAGAAGATCCTGGACACTGTCACCGCCCTGTCACAGGAGCTTAATAGATTGGCCCAGAGCCTCAGGTGA
- the atp6v0a2a gene encoding V-type proton ATPase 116 kDa subunit a isoform X2, with translation MERILGYLLREIRKAKISVPEDDEICPVAPPPKHVLEIMEQLQRLEVELGEVARNKEKLQRNLLELIEYTHMLRITRAFVHSRSRHEAIGPQYEEFQSIESDSAGCTSMQRLGAKLGFVSGLIHRVKVEAFERMLWRVCKGYTILSYAELGESLADLDTGEISTNVVFLISFWGDQIGQKVQKICDCYHCHLYPHPENDEERADVMDSLRTRIQELNNVLHRTEEYLRQVLQKASESAFTWVVQVKKMKAIYHILNLCSFDVTNKCLIAEVWCPVSDLMNLRGALEEGSRKGDATVPSFVNRIPSNDTPPTLLRTNKFTSGFQSIVEAYGVGDYREASPAPYTIITFPFLFAVMFGDLGHGVVMACFALWMVLTEKTHKRKRSDNEIWTMFFEGRYIILMMGLFSVYTGLIYNDCFSKSLNIFGSGWSVRAMFTDQQWSNETLQTNALLTLDPNVSGVFIGPYPFGIDPIWNMAVNRLSFLNSYKMKMSVIIGVVHMSFGVVLSVFNHLHFKQRFNVYLLFLPELLFLLCLFGYLVFMILYKWLAFGARDSRLAPSILIHFINMFLMQGGDNTALYPGQNVLQVFLVVVALLSVPVLLLGKPFYLYWLHRGGKGLRLRRGYERVRRVSEDDTSQAPAYDDDEEEGLDDLMASRDSKPKAFDFGDVFLHQAIHTIEYCLGCISNTASYLRLWALSLAHAQLSEVLWAMVMRLGLRVTSRLGVLFLVPVFSMFAVLTVCILLVMEGLSAFLHALRLHWVEFQNKFYHGTGIKFTPFDFATLPSVFEQDGLL, from the exons atggagagaattcTGG GGTACCTTTTAAGGGAGATCCGAAAGGCTAAGATTTCTGTACCCGAAGATGATGAAATCTGCCCAGTAGCCCCTCCCCCCAAACATGTCCTTGAGATCATG GAGCAGCTGCAGAGGCTAGAGGTGGAGCTCGGCGAGGTGGCCCGGAACAAGGAGAAGCTGCAACGTAATCTTTTGGAGTTGATCGAGTACACGCACATGCTGAGGATCACACGCGCCTTTGTGCACAGCCGCTCACGG CATGAGGCCATTGGCCCCCAGTATGAAGAGTTCCAATCCATTGAGTCAGACTCTGCTGGCTGCACTAGTATGCAGAGACTGGGAGCCAAGCTGGG GTTTGTGTCAGGTCTAATCCACAGGGTGAAGGTGGAGGCCTTTGAGCGCATGTTGTGGAGGGTTTGTAAGGGCTACACCATCCTCAGCTACGCAGAGCTGGGTGAGAGCCTCGCTGATTTGGACACC GGTGAGATCAGCACAAATGTGGTGTTCCTTATCTCATTTTGGGGAGACCAGATTGGACAGAAGGTTCAAAAGATTTGTGATTG TTACCACTGTCATCTTTACCCCCACCCTGAGAATGATGAGGAGAGAGCCGATGTCATGGACAGCCTGAGGACACGCATCCAGGAATTGAACAAT GTCCTCCACCGCACCGAGGAGTACCTGAGACAGGTGTTACAGAAGGCCTCAGAGTCTGCCTTCACCTGGGTAGTGCAGGTGAAGAAGATGAAGGCCATTTATCACATCCTCAACCTGTGTAGCTTTGACGTCACCAACAAGTGTCTCATTGCTGAGGTGTGGTGCCCAGTCAGTGACCTGATGAACCTACGGGGTGCGTTGGAAGAAGGCTCG AGAAAAGGTGATGCCACTGTACCATCCTTTGTAAACCGCATTCCAAGCAACGACACTCCGCCTACACTCTTAAGAACCAACAAGTTCACCTCAGGCTTTCAGAGTATTGTAGAGGCTTATGGGGTTGGAGACTACAGGGAGGCTAGCCCAG CTCCTTACACCATCATTACATTCCCCTTCCTGTTTGCGGTCATGTTTGGGGACCTTGGTCATGGTGTGGTCATGGCATGCTTTGCCCTGTGGATGGTGTTGACAGAGAAGACCCACAAGCGCAAGCGCTCTGATAATGAG ATCTGGACAATGTTCTTTGAGGGACGGTATATCATTCTCATGATGGGCCTGTTCTCTGTCTACACTGGGCTCATCTACAATGACTGCTTCTCCAAGTCACTCAACATATTTGGCTCAGGCTGGAGTGTTAGAGCTATGTTCACAGATCAGCAATGGTC AAATGAAACTCTCCAAACGAATGCTTTGCTCACCCTTGATCCCAATGTCAGTGGTGTTTTCATTGGGCCATACCCCTTTGGAATCGATCCT ATTTGGAACATGGCAGTAAATCGTCTGTCCTTCCTGAACTCTTACAAGATGAAGATGTCGGTCATCATCGGGGTTGTGCACATGAGCTTTGGTGTGGTGCTGAGTGTCTTCAACCATCT GCACTTCAAGCAGAGGTTCAACGTCTATCTGCTGTTCCTCCCTGAGTTGCTGTTCTTGCTGTGTCTCTTTGGCTATTTGGTCTTTATGATCTTGTATAAGTGGCTGGCATTTGGTGCACGTGACTCCCGTCTGGCCCCCAGCATCCTCATCCACTTCATTAACATGTTCCTCATGCAGGGAGGGGACAACACCGCTCTCTACCCAGGGCAG AATGTGCTACAGGTCTTCTTGGTAGTGGTGGCTCTGCTGTCTGTGCCTGTGCTGCTGTTAGGAAAACCGTTTTACCTCTACTGGCTACACCGTGGAGGAAAAGGCTTGAGACTGCGCAGA GGTTATGAGAGAGTTCGTCGAGTGAGTGAGGATGATACGTCACAAGCACCAGCTTACGATGACGATGAGGAGGAGGGATTGGATGACCTCATGGCAAGCAGAGATAGCAAGCCTAAGGCG TTTGACTTCGGGGATGTGTTCCTGCACCAGGCCATCCACACCATAGAGTACTGCCTGGGCTGCATTTCCAACACGGCCTCCTACCTGCGCCTCTGGGCTCTCAGTCTGGCCCATGCTC AGCTTTCGGAGGTGCTGTGGGCCATGGTGATGCGTCTGGGCCTGAGGGTGACCTCCAGACTGGGGGTGCTGTTTCTGGTGCCAGTGTTCAGCATGTTCGCTGTACTGACCGTGTGCATCCTGCTGGTCATGGAAGGACTGTCAGCCTTCCTCCACGCCCTCCGGCTTCACTG GGTGGAGTTCCAGAATAAGTTTTATCATGGGACAGGTATCAAGTTTACCCCCTTCGACTTCGCCACCTTGCCCTCAGTGTTTGAGCAGGATGGATTACTCTGA
- the nfkbil1 gene encoding NF-kappa-B inhibitor-like protein 1 isoform X1 gives MNRKQKKTIRYVEEGSYTKLKSYLRKHSDLDINFSQGKKRRTPLHVACSLGHDVILLLLLKHGADVLQKDKKGDTPLHIAAEQALINGKIVYDDLVVPLKRRCPEAMVSPNNAGITPQDLLQGIKYQKAVPNSHISENKDDEQEWQEKLFGECQDEFFETFGQYDADYLFEDTDEEDFQDWADRIRQEYINKQNANAQRLASSGSHGKRKKKTEEEERANREMHEKLQREHEEYLARAAQKAEETHLSKKRRYEERCVATFSKDTASTATTKLGYCDIPWPAPKGSVNEMVNVMLHGADRKDVPVFRKLLRRQQAVWHPDRFAQRCGARLEERDKQKILDTVTALSQELNRLAQSLR, from the exons ATGAATCGTAAACAGAAAAAGACCATTAGATACGTGGAAGAGGGTAGTTACACGAAGCTAAAGTCCTACTTGCGGAAACACTCCGACTTGGACATAAATTTCTCCCAGGGAAAAAAACGCAGGACCCCGCTGCACGTGGCCTGTTCACTGGGTCATGATGTCATTCTTCTGCTTTTGCTGAAGCATGGAGCAGACGTCCTACAAAAAGACAAGAAAGGGGACACTCCGCTACACATAGCTGCTGAACAGGCTCTGATAAATGGGAAAATAG TATATGATGACCTCGTGGTGCCCCTTAAAAGGAGATGCCCAGAGGCCATGGTCTCACCAAATAATGCAGGAATTACACCTCAGGACCTACTACAAGGGATAAAGTACCAGAAG GCTGTACCGAATAGccacatttcagaaaataaagaCGATGAGCAAGAGTGGCAAGAGAAGCTCTTTGGGGAATGCCAGGATGAGTTCTTTGAAACCTTTGGACAATACGATG caGATTATTTATTTGAGGATACGGATGAGGAGGACTTTCAAGACTGGGCAGATAGAATTAGGCAGGagtatataaataaacaaaatgcaaatgctCAAAGACTGGCATCGTCAGGCTCTCatggaaagaggaagaagaagacagaggaggaggagcgagCCAACAGGGAGATGCATGAGAAGCTACAGAGGGAGCATGAAGAGTACCTGGCACGTGCCGCACAGAAAGCAGAGGAAACACACCTGAGCAAGAAGCGCCGCTATGAGGAGCGATGTGTGGCCACCTTCAGCAAAGACACAGCATCAACAGCCACCACAAAACTGGGTTATTGCGACATTCCCTGGCCGGCTCCAAAGGGCTCAGTGAATGAGATGGTGAATGTGATGCTGCACGGTGCTGACAGAAAAGATGTGCCGGTGTTCCGTAAACTGCTTCGGCGCCAGCAGGCCGTTTGGCACCCGGATAGGTTTGCCCAGCGCTGTGGGGCCCGGTTGGAAGAGCGAGACAAACAGAAGATCCTGGACACTGTCACCGCCCTGTCACAGGAGCTTAATAGATTGGCCCAGAGCCTCAGGTGA